From a single Silene latifolia isolate original U9 population chromosome 6, ASM4854445v1, whole genome shotgun sequence genomic region:
- the LOC141585821 gene encoding protein kinase STUNTED — translation MTEDGGKTVIVGVKMDAQSKELLTWSLVKVAQPGDLVIALHVLPSNEIVDQNGKSSLLSLVKAFDSILGVYEGFCNLRQVHLKLKICRGSSIRKVLVREAASISSTALILGTATKHHTIRSSISVAKYCANNLPKDCSVLALRNGKVVFQRDATKDSKGPTNLQQNNMLEALQRSSTIYSKLNHGHQSTILKFDADPIQTIPDQHCSVCFPNSAFPDRSTLTINITDKPNGTIHHQDAMPLPLSQKLQLESSSLSFLVKELPEHGPGWPLLHRILSSSRKHSNASSSLDVSLAKWTDNSFSTPKICHHLEDNCVCKGVQSDTLVQVGTQTLSDSNNLPRKLECLYDKYSSTCRLFKFEELQSATSNFEPENLIGKGGSSQVYRGCLPDGKEIAVKIFKKLNEDVYKEFVMEIEIITSLHHKNIISLFGFCFEDRNLLLVYNLLPRGSLEENLHGINKDLAAFGSYERYKVALGVAKALYYLHNHSSQPVIHRDVKSSNILLSEYFEPQLSDFGYAIRASTSSHITCTDVAGTFGYLAPEYFMYGKVTDKIDVYAFGVVLLELLTGRRPISNDPPKSQESLVMWAKPILNGGKVSRFLDPCMGSNYNRDQIERMVLAATLCIKRAPRARPQMRLILKLLEGDVDVVKWARLQVSALDNIDGLDEEGLPQPDIQSHLNLALLDIEDDSLSIGSTEHVSLEEYLRGRWSRSLSFD, via the exons ATGACGGAAGACGGCGGGAAGACGGTGATAGTGGGAGTGAAGATGGATGCTCAAAGTAAAGAGTTGCTTACTTGGTCACTTGTTAAAGTTGCTCAACCTGGTGATCTTGTTATTGCTCTTCATGTTCTTCCCTCTAACG AAATTGTTGATCAAAATGGTAAATCATCGTTGCTGTCATTAGTCAAGGCATTTGATTCTATTCTTGGTGTTTATGAAGGATTTTGCAACTTGAGACag GTTCATCTAAAGCTTAAGATATGCCGTGGTTCATCTATCCGCAAAGTATTAGTCCGTGAAGCCGCTTCTATTTCATCTACTGCCCTTATACTTGGCACTGCTACCAAACATCATACCATCCGTTCATCCATTTCAGTCGCCAAGTATTGCGCAAACAACTTACCTAAGGACTGTTCTGTCCTTGCTCTTCGTAATGGAAAGGTCGTCTTCCAAAGAGATGCTACTAAGGACTCCAAAG GACCCACTAACCTTCAACAAAACAATATGTTGGAAGCGCTTCAGAGATCATCAACAATCTACTCAAAACTGAATCATGGCCATCAATCCACAATACTCAAATTTGATGCTGACCCTATTCAGACCATTCCTGACCAGCATTGCTCTGTTTGTTTTCCAAACTCTGCTTTCCCTGACAGGTCTACACTAACCATTAACATAACAGACAAACCAAATGGTACTATCCACCATCAGGATGCTATGCCTCTACCACTCTCCCAAAAGTTGCAACTAGAATCAAGCTCACTCTCATTTTTGGTAAAAGAATTGCCTGAGCATGGACCAGGTTGGCCACTCCTTCACCGTATATTATCTTCCTCAAGAAAACATTCTAACGCATCTTCTTCTCTAGATGTATCTCTTGCAAAATGGACTGACAACTCGTTTTCAACCCCCaaaatttgtcatcatttagaagacaATTGTGTTTGTAAAGGTGTACAAAGTGACACTTTAGTTCAAGTGGGCACCCAGACATTGTCTGACTCTAACAACCTACCCAGAAAATTAGAATGTCTCTATGACAAGTATTCTTCAACATGTCGGCTGTTCAAGTTTGAGGAGCTCCAGTCTGCAACATCAAACTTTGAACCTG AAAATTTGATCGGAAAAGGAGGCAGCAGTCAGGTTTATCGAGGCTGTCTTCCTGATGGCAAGGAAATAGCTGTAAAAATCTTTAAAAAGCTAAATGAGGATGTATACAAGGAATTTGTGATGGAAATTGAGATAATCACATCCCTGCATCACAAGAATATCATATCGCTCTTTGGCTTCTGTTTTGAGGACAGGAATCTTCTATTGGTCTACAACCTTTTGCCCAGGGGAAGCCTTGAAGAAAATCTTCATG GCATTAACAAAGACCTTGCTGCATTTGGTTCGTATGAGAGATACAAGGTGGCTCTGGGTGTGGCTAAGGCACTTTATTATCTTCATAACCACAGTTCACAACCAGTGATACACAGAGATGTCAAGTCCTCAAATATTTTATTGTCAGAGTATTTTGAACCACAG CTCTCTGATTTTGGATATGCTATACGAGCATCTACCTCATCGCATATAACTTGCACAGACGTGGCTGGAACGTTTGG TTACTTGGCCCCTGAATACTTCATGTACGGTAAAGTGACAGACAAAATTGATGTTTATGCCTTCGGGGTTGTACTTCTTGAGCTTCTGACTGGAAGAAGGCCTATAAGCAATGATCCACCCAAATCCCAAGAGAGTCTGGTTATGTGG GCTAAGCCAATTCTGAATGGGGGTAAGGTTTCCAGATTCCTAGATCCTTGTATGGGAAGTAATTATAACCGTGACCAGATTGAGAGAATGGTTTTAGCCGCTACCCTTTGCATCAAACGCGCACCTCGAGCACGGCCTCAAATGAGACTT ATATTGAAGCTCCTGGAAGGCGATGTTGATGTTGTGAAATGGGCAAGGCTACAAGTCAGTGCCTTAGACAACATTGACGGCCTGGATGAAGAAGGTCTACCTCAGCCAGATATCCAATCCCACCTGAATCTGGCTTTGCTCGACATTGAGGACGACTCCCTATCCATAGGCAGCACCGAACATGTATCACTAGAAGAGTATCTCCGAGGCAGGTGGAGCCGCTCATTAAGCTTCGATTGA
- the LOC141585819 gene encoding putative methyltransferase PMT24 isoform X2, whose protein sequence is MGMGRNSRVDGRKSSKYCSTILIVVMVTACLIGAWIMMPSLVDPLGITNKLTQDTSTHFNHNHNHNHFIPEEIVVVDNTSEEIVNDEHGSTETTDQSQSTEDDSYNSSNQKTEEEEIQTQIGAWSTQSKESHKHKESVKANKYKWKLCNVTAGSDYIPCLDNIQAITKLPSTSHYEHRERHCPDQPPSCLVSLPQGYKTSVKWPKCREKIWFANVPHIKLAQVKGHQNWVQASGEYLTFPGGGTQFTHGALHYIDFIHKTVSDIAWGKQTRVILDVGCGVASFGGYLFDRDVIAMSLAPKDEHEAQVQFALERGIPAISAVMGTKRLPFPSMVFDIVHCARCRVPWHIEGGKLLLELNRVLRPGGFFVWSATPVYRSDTEDVAIWKAMSKLTKSMCWELLKIGKDKVNGVSAAVYRKPTSNDCYEERTRNEPPLCEESDDPNAAWDVSLQACMHKIPTHPSERGYEWPAKWPLRLEKHPYWLQDSEVGVYGKAAPKDFVDDYKHWKLVFENSYLNGIGIDWSSVRNVMDMRAVYGGFAAALKDMKLWVMNVVPLTSSDTLPIIYERGLFGIYHDWCESFNTYPRTYDLLHADHLFSDIKKRCEFVAVMAEVDRILRPEGRLIVKDDAETIAEVEAMAKSLHWKIHFTLSKENEGLVSVQKTKWRPSEVETITSAIA, encoded by the exons ATGGGCATGGGGAGGAATAGCCGGGTTGATGGGAGGAAGTCGTCAAAGTATTGTTCCACCATACTTATTGTTGTTATGGTAACAGCTTGTTTAATTGGGGCCTGGATCATGATGCCATCACTTGTGGATCCTCTAGGAATCACTAACAAACTCACCCAGGATACCTCTACCCACtttaatcataatcataatcataatcactTTATTCCAGAGGAAATCGTGGTGGTAGACAACACTTCAGAAGAAATCGTAAATGATGAGCATGGATCCACAGAAACAACTGACCAAAGTCAATCTACTGAGGATGACAGTTATAATAGTTCAAACCAGAAGACGGAGGAGGAGGAGATACAAACGCAA ATCGGGGCTTGGTCCACTCAATCAAAAGAGTCCCACAAACACAAGGAGTCTGTCAAGGCAAATAAATATAAGTGGAAGCTTTGTAATGTCACTGCTGGCTCAGACTATATCCCTTGTCTTGATAACATCCAAGCTATTACAAAACTCCCTTCTACAAGTCACTATGAACACCGCGAGAGGCACTGCCCTGATCAACCTCCTTCCTGTCTCGTTTCCCTGCCTCAAGGATATAAGACTTCTGTCAAATGGCCCAAATGTAGGGAAAAG ATATGGTTCGCCAATGTACCCCATATCAAGCTTGCACAAGTCAAGGGCCATCAGAATTGGGTACAAGCTTCAGGGGAATACCTTACTTTTCCTGGTGGAGGCACTCAATTTACGCATGGTGCTCTACATTACATTGATTTCATTCACAAG ACAGTTTCTGATATTGCATGGGGAAAGCAAACTCGTGTCATATTGGATGTTGGATGTGGTGTGGCAAGCTTTGGAGGTTATCTTTTTGACAGAGACGTCATCGCTATGTCACTGGCTCCCAAAGATGAGCACGAAGCCCAAGTACAGTTTGCTCTTGAGAGAGGAATACCTGCAATCTCTGCTGTCATGGGTACAAAAAGATTACCCTTCCCCAGTATGGTTTTTGATATTGTCCACTGTGCACGTTGCAGAGTCCCCTGGCATATTGAAG GTGGTAAACTCCTTTTGGAGCTGAACCGTGTATTGCGACCTGGCGGCTTTTTTGTGTGGTCCGCTACCCCAGTTTACCGAAGTGATACagaggatgttgccatatggaaAG CTATGTCGAAGCTAACAAAGTCAATGTGCTGGGAGCTGCTAAAAATCGGAAAGGATAAAGTGAATGGAGTATCTGCAGCTGTATACAGAAAGCCTACTTCTAATGACTGCTATGAAGAGAGAACAAGAAATGAACCTCCACTTTGTGAAGAATCTGATGACCCAAATGCAGCATGGGATGTGTCATTGCAGGCATGCATGCACAAGATACCAACACATCCATCCGAACGAGGTTATGAATGGCCTGCTAAATGGCCATTGAGGTTGGAGAAACACCCTTACTGGTTACAGGATTCTGAGGTTGGAGTATATGGTAAAGCAGCACCTAAGGATTTCGTTGATGACTACAAGCATTGGAAACTTGTGTTTGAGAACTCGTATCTCAATGGTATTGGCATTGACTGGTCTTCTGTAAGGAATGTCATGGACATGAGAGCTGTTTACGGAGG GTTTGCAGCTGCACTCAAGGACATGAAATTGTGGGTCATGAATGTAGTTCCACTCACTTCATCTGACACCCTGCCAATTATATATGAACGCGGTTTATTTGGAATATATCACGACTGGTGCGAATCATTTAATACTTATCCAAGAACATATGATCTTCTCCACGCAGATCACCTTTTCTCTGATATCAAAAAAAG GTGCGAGTTTGTGGCCGTGATGGCAGAAGTGGACAGAATCTTGAGGCCAGAAGGGAGGTTGATTGTAAAAGATGACGCTGAAACGATAGCGGAGGTTGAGGCCATGGCCAAATCTCTACACTGGAAGATTCACTTCACTCTTTCCAAGGAAAATGAAGGATTGGTTTCGGTTCAGAAGACAAAATGGCGACCATCGGAGGTGGAAACAATTACTTCAGCCATAGCTTAA
- the LOC141585819 gene encoding putative methyltransferase PMT24 isoform X1 → MGMGRNSRVDGRKSSKYCSTILIVVMVTACLIGAWIMMPSLVDPLGITNKLTQDTSTHFNHNHNHNHFIPEEIVVVDNTSEEIVNDEHGSTETTDQSQSTEDDSYNSSNQKTEEEEIQTQVGHDGNKHLNEEESTDETTSKAASKNQPEILKETSTQIGAWSTQSKESHKHKESVKANKYKWKLCNVTAGSDYIPCLDNIQAITKLPSTSHYEHRERHCPDQPPSCLVSLPQGYKTSVKWPKCREKIWFANVPHIKLAQVKGHQNWVQASGEYLTFPGGGTQFTHGALHYIDFIHKTVSDIAWGKQTRVILDVGCGVASFGGYLFDRDVIAMSLAPKDEHEAQVQFALERGIPAISAVMGTKRLPFPSMVFDIVHCARCRVPWHIEGGKLLLELNRVLRPGGFFVWSATPVYRSDTEDVAIWKAMSKLTKSMCWELLKIGKDKVNGVSAAVYRKPTSNDCYEERTRNEPPLCEESDDPNAAWDVSLQACMHKIPTHPSERGYEWPAKWPLRLEKHPYWLQDSEVGVYGKAAPKDFVDDYKHWKLVFENSYLNGIGIDWSSVRNVMDMRAVYGGFAAALKDMKLWVMNVVPLTSSDTLPIIYERGLFGIYHDWCESFNTYPRTYDLLHADHLFSDIKKRCEFVAVMAEVDRILRPEGRLIVKDDAETIAEVEAMAKSLHWKIHFTLSKENEGLVSVQKTKWRPSEVETITSAIA, encoded by the exons ATGGGCATGGGGAGGAATAGCCGGGTTGATGGGAGGAAGTCGTCAAAGTATTGTTCCACCATACTTATTGTTGTTATGGTAACAGCTTGTTTAATTGGGGCCTGGATCATGATGCCATCACTTGTGGATCCTCTAGGAATCACTAACAAACTCACCCAGGATACCTCTACCCACtttaatcataatcataatcataatcactTTATTCCAGAGGAAATCGTGGTGGTAGACAACACTTCAGAAGAAATCGTAAATGATGAGCATGGATCCACAGAAACAACTGACCAAAGTCAATCTACTGAGGATGACAGTTATAATAGTTCAAACCAGAAGACGGAGGAGGAGGAGATACAAACGCAAGTTGGTCATGATGGAAACAAACATCTAAATGAGGAGGAGTCTACTGATGAAACAACCTCAAAAGCTGCCTCCAAGAATCAGCCTGAAATATTGAAAGAAACTTCTACTCAGATCGGGGCTTGGTCCACTCAATCAAAAGAGTCCCACAAACACAAGGAGTCTGTCAAGGCAAATAAATATAAGTGGAAGCTTTGTAATGTCACTGCTGGCTCAGACTATATCCCTTGTCTTGATAACATCCAAGCTATTACAAAACTCCCTTCTACAAGTCACTATGAACACCGCGAGAGGCACTGCCCTGATCAACCTCCTTCCTGTCTCGTTTCCCTGCCTCAAGGATATAAGACTTCTGTCAAATGGCCCAAATGTAGGGAAAAG ATATGGTTCGCCAATGTACCCCATATCAAGCTTGCACAAGTCAAGGGCCATCAGAATTGGGTACAAGCTTCAGGGGAATACCTTACTTTTCCTGGTGGAGGCACTCAATTTACGCATGGTGCTCTACATTACATTGATTTCATTCACAAG ACAGTTTCTGATATTGCATGGGGAAAGCAAACTCGTGTCATATTGGATGTTGGATGTGGTGTGGCAAGCTTTGGAGGTTATCTTTTTGACAGAGACGTCATCGCTATGTCACTGGCTCCCAAAGATGAGCACGAAGCCCAAGTACAGTTTGCTCTTGAGAGAGGAATACCTGCAATCTCTGCTGTCATGGGTACAAAAAGATTACCCTTCCCCAGTATGGTTTTTGATATTGTCCACTGTGCACGTTGCAGAGTCCCCTGGCATATTGAAG GTGGTAAACTCCTTTTGGAGCTGAACCGTGTATTGCGACCTGGCGGCTTTTTTGTGTGGTCCGCTACCCCAGTTTACCGAAGTGATACagaggatgttgccatatggaaAG CTATGTCGAAGCTAACAAAGTCAATGTGCTGGGAGCTGCTAAAAATCGGAAAGGATAAAGTGAATGGAGTATCTGCAGCTGTATACAGAAAGCCTACTTCTAATGACTGCTATGAAGAGAGAACAAGAAATGAACCTCCACTTTGTGAAGAATCTGATGACCCAAATGCAGCATGGGATGTGTCATTGCAGGCATGCATGCACAAGATACCAACACATCCATCCGAACGAGGTTATGAATGGCCTGCTAAATGGCCATTGAGGTTGGAGAAACACCCTTACTGGTTACAGGATTCTGAGGTTGGAGTATATGGTAAAGCAGCACCTAAGGATTTCGTTGATGACTACAAGCATTGGAAACTTGTGTTTGAGAACTCGTATCTCAATGGTATTGGCATTGACTGGTCTTCTGTAAGGAATGTCATGGACATGAGAGCTGTTTACGGAGG GTTTGCAGCTGCACTCAAGGACATGAAATTGTGGGTCATGAATGTAGTTCCACTCACTTCATCTGACACCCTGCCAATTATATATGAACGCGGTTTATTTGGAATATATCACGACTGGTGCGAATCATTTAATACTTATCCAAGAACATATGATCTTCTCCACGCAGATCACCTTTTCTCTGATATCAAAAAAAG GTGCGAGTTTGTGGCCGTGATGGCAGAAGTGGACAGAATCTTGAGGCCAGAAGGGAGGTTGATTGTAAAAGATGACGCTGAAACGATAGCGGAGGTTGAGGCCATGGCCAAATCTCTACACTGGAAGATTCACTTCACTCTTTCCAAGGAAAATGAAGGATTGGTTTCGGTTCAGAAGACAAAATGGCGACCATCGGAGGTGGAAACAATTACTTCAGCCATAGCTTAA